Genomic window (Oryza sativa Japonica Group chromosome 3, ASM3414082v1):
CCGTTTTTATTTGCCTCATTTATAGATATCGAGGCCTTGTCGTGTCCCTTGTAATGGTATTTAAAGAGGTACTTTACTGCCTTGATACTCGAGCAAACCTCAACGTTCATGTGACAGTTGTACATCCGTAGAAGATAAGGATTGTACGGGACAACCCACCTGTTATCGAGAGGATGGCCTCTAACCACCCTACTCTTACCGTCATTACGTCTCCTATACAGCGGGTATGAATCCTTGCCTTGCGAGGTTGTGGGGTTGAACTCTCGTGGGTAGTTGTTCCTGCACTTTCCATCTCGCATGCATTGGCATCTACCATTGAGTCGACCACAAGGGCCATGCATCATATGCTTGACGAccatattgtatagctctggatatttttttcttgtctGGAAGCTCAGCCGAGATGATGCGGTCATATTGGTCTGCAGACGTTAGCTTGTATCGACCACTCATGATCAGCAAAAAGTGTGCATGCGGCAGACCCCTCTTCTGGAACTCAACAACATAAACGTGTGCAATGACCTTGCCAAGGATGTGCTTCTCGAACAGCTGCTTCTTTAGATCCTCTAACTTGGCTCGAAAGACACGAACCACGAGATCAGGACGATCTTGTGGTGTCTGGACAGGCTCAAGCTCGCGAGTAATCTCATCCCACTTGGGGTTGCTGGTCATTGTAAGGAATACATCTGGCTTCCCGTACTTCTGTACTAAGGCCATGGCATCCATGTATCGACGCTTCATATTTCGGCCACCACCGACGAACGACGCTGGCAACACAGTCCGTTTGCCAACCGCGCTTGCTCGACTCTCCCCAGCCTGGATGCTATCCATCAACCCTTGATACAGGTCGGCCCTTATCTCCTTCTGGTTGTTCCACACATAGTCTAGACGGGAGCTCTCAACCTTGATGTACATGTCAACGGCAAACTGCTGGAACAGGCGTCCGCCGTGAAGTATAGGATTGAAAATCCCACGACGCATCTGGAATTTATAGCAGTAGTAGTCCCTTACAGAGACTCGTATTCTGCTGTTACAATCTACACGGGACAAACATCTGGGTTAGTACAGTCATGTAACGCACAATTATCAATTCTCTATGGCAACATAGTACGAAGATAAACTTACCAGGATCATCGCCATTCCGCGCGTTCGCATCCTCCATGGTTATTTTGTCCTTTGGAAGACCTTGATGCCAACCACTCTCTCCTCTAGGGAAGAACAGAGGGTACGAGAGGGAATCATAACATCCGTAGAAAGGCTGGATAGATTTCCGCGTACGGTCATTCCCATTTTTTGTCACGCTAGGCTCGAACTTCCTTCTCTCGTTTCCCTCAACCCAGACAGCAGCGACCTCAGTTGTCACCGGCACATTGTAGCGCCTTTGGTCCAACCTATAATCCAAATTTAGTGTCACGCGGTAGTTCGCGAGGTCGTTAGCCTGCCCCAGACTTCTGAATGTCTCCGAGTACGGGTTGTTTCGAAGGACGTCTGCAACAGTCCTAATTACATCCTAGTCAAGACTCGGGGAACGGTGGAACCTGTGACTCAAGGTTGGATCGTCATCGTAGAAATACAGCTCGAGATGCTCTGGACCGGATTCCTTAGGACTGAAAGAATGTATATTATGATAGATCTGACCGTGGGCCCGAAAAGTGTACACACCCGAACTCATGTTTGCGAAGGCACTGTCAAGGCTTACACCCAGGGTAGTGAATGAGAAGTGGCCGTTGAAATATCTAATGTTATCCCGGAAATGCTTTGCGTCTGGATCCGAGCTTGTCCAGAGCCTCATCAGTTCAGGTGGTGTTTCGTTTTCTACAAGCTTGATCTTGCCATCCCGACAACAGAAGCCCGGCGGTTCATACTGGAACCTCTTGGCGCCACAGTGTTTACAGTCAGGCTCAGGTTTCAGAACATTTTCGCTCTGTGGGATGTTGCTATACACAAAGTCGAACGGATCAGGAATTGAAGAGCTCAGTGCTTGCGTGTCATCGTCATCGGATTGTACCATCTCGTCATCCTCATCATCGCCTAGTATAGCGGAAAGGAGTTATAGATTGAAAAATCCATACAAGTGAAAGTGAGAGATTTAGGTATGATGGCGACAGTACCTAGCCCAGCAAACATGTAGTGTTCATCGTCGGTGTCATCATCCATGAAGGAATCCATATCTAATTTAGTTGAATATAAAGTGAGTATGAGGAAGGGTACAAATTGCGAGTATAAatgaaaacatatatagatgATACCATCATCAAAGTTAGACGATCGTGCAAGATGATCTGCAGCAAGTTCAGTTTGCAGGCTCGATGTAGCTGGCACATCACCGGTTGTTTCAAAGGAAGGCGTTGGATTTAGGAACGACGAGCTACAATCCTCAGGGCACTCCAATGCAATCGATTGAGCGCATGGTTTGTCACGCCTAGTTGCATACAGTTCATTATGTCGTGCCAGATGAGCAGACCGTTCTCCAGGAGTAACACTTTGTCGTCTTGATCGCTGGCGAGCATTCATATCATGTATTTCCACATCCGGCAGAGTTTGCCTCGCAACCCTACGGCGATCATTCATCTCTAGTCTCTGTTCATTGGTTAGTGCTTGACGTCTTGTTCTCTGTCGATCGACCTTAGCTTGCTTCTGCTCCGGTGTAAGAGTTGCATTACGCAACTTGACGTCTCTGTTTTGGGTTGTTTGAATTACGCAGCTCATTGGAACTTCATTTGGACCATAGTGAGCTACATTGTTGATGATTGTAAATGGGAGACGTCTGGGTGTGATATTAAGATGGGAAGCATCACTTCGTTCTATTAAAACATGAAACCATCAATTTCCATTATGTCGAATAATAGACTGTTCATCCAAGGTGTACGTAACAATAATGAGATGAATTGGTCTTACCTTTATGCAACGTAGAAGAATCGTTCACTTCCAATTGGCATGTCATTAAATCAGCAGCACTTATATTGGAAAGCTTGCCAAGTGGGGCTGTTCACACGGTGAAAAAGCGACCGAAGATACTTTTTATTAGTACAGATACATATTACAACTCAAGCTAAAGCGGATggtaaaaacaaaatattggATCCTTTTGGGTACTTACCTACACCACTATTGGTTGCAGACTTATTTAAAACTTGACTTTCCTCCTCCTTCCGTTTTCTTCTCTCACGGTCCTTCTTGTTCCTCTCATCCTTTTGCTCCTGGGTCAATGATGCATACCAGTTTCTAGCACGCTTTCTTACAACTTCAGCATGGGTAAGGTTAGTAACATCTCCATGCGCACCTGTGCACATAGGCAAATTGCTGGGTGTACTGAAGGATGCATCGCGGTCATCCGCAAATGGCTGACTATTAGGCATGACAATAGGATGCACAACTTCATGGCCCAAATCCGTTGGTTGATACAGATGGATATCAAATTAAATTTGGAAACACACATTCTGATGAAGCATACCATTTGAAGCTATTGGAGTGTTCTGTTCAGAGTTGTCACAGTTTTCTTTAGAGCCGTGACACTCTTCGTCGTTTCTTCGAACAACACATAACGACTTGGCTCTACCCTTGCCCCGTCTATTAGTGAAACCGAGACCATTTGTATTTGTTATAGCAGCAAGAGGGTCTGAGAAAGGAACACATGGTCGAAATTAGTACGCAAAGAATTTGTGCATATGGCTAAATAAGATGCACATAGCTAAGCTAATGAAACTAAAACCTGATGTTGTACTTGATGGTACGGCACCCCCAACAAACTCTTTCATTTCAGTCTTTTTCAGAATCTAGCTTTCGAAACCAATCATTATGAAAAAACTAAAAGCTTCAGATCCCATAGCAAAGTTAAGAAGGGAGCGGTGAAGAAATTGGCCGTACCTTCAATTTAGGGAATGAGATTGTGAGGGATAGAAGCAGCTGTTCGCTGTGATACGAGACGAGGCATGGGTAGTGCTACCGTCTCCATGGATCACGCCTACTTTATGGTAGTAAGTAAATTCTTAAGATGCttcaaaacaaatttaatatttcAACATGGAATTGATCTAGCTGTCAATGGCATGAATCACTTCAAATAATGCAAGGTCTGATTTGAGTTTTCAGTAACAATCTATCTATAGCAGGTACTTTGCTCCACATCTTAATAGCAGCCATTTAAATGTACTTTGAATGGAGCATACAGAATTCAAAGTCAGGTTGAGTTATAGCAGGTACTTTGCTCCACATCTTAATAGCAGTCATTTAAATGTACTTTGAATGGAGCATACAGAATTCAAAGTCAGGTTGAGTGTGTCATCTAGCCATTTATGTTAAAAATTGGTTGGAAACTTGAAATTCGAAGTGCCACAATACCAGAGCCAGGTTAAACTCGAAATACCAAACTATTACCAGCCAAGTCCAAGTACCACAACGTGGAATAGAAATGTTCATACATATGCAAGGCTACAGAACCATATTGGACCAAATTGTGTAGAATACCTTGCTATTAACAGACTCACCAGTTTAGGTTTGTTAAGTGGCAAAGAAAACATGGTAAAACAAAGTTATCATCTTGCAATACTGCAACTTAGAACCATATTGGACCAAATTGTGTAGAATACCTTGCTATTAACATACTCACCAGTTTAGGTTTGTTAAGTGGCAAAGAAAACATGGTAAAACAAAGTTATCATCTTGCAATACTGCAACTTGGAAATAGCCAGGAAAAGGAATAGCAGATACAACTCACCTAGTGTCAGATTGCAGCAACACTGCATCAGAAAACTGCTTTAGGTTCACCAGGCCAAATCTGCAACAGAAATTTGCTCGGCTCATTAATCTGAACGGATATACAATTCAAGAAAATTACATCTTAGCAAGATTAACCCTGCTATTGTGCATCGCAGCCATGGGCAAACCGAAGAGACTGGCACCTAAATACATCTGTTCGCAACTGAGCATGCAAGCTCCAACCTATTTGGTTCTATAATGACTATAAGTGGTACTTTCAGATTCAGCATATGCAGAGACTTATAACAGCAGGCTAGTATCGGTCTGAAATTCATTTCCAATTGATCCCCAACGAGCAGAAAAGACCAGGCTGGTACTTTCAGATTCAGCATATGCAGAGACTTAAAACAGTAGGCTAGTATCAGTCTGAAAGTCATTTCCTATTGATCCCCAATGAGCAGAAAAGAGCAGGCAAGTATAGGTCATAAAAAATAAAGTGCATTGGTGTTATCCTGACCATTTTAGTTTTGCAGCAAAAGAACGAGCGACCGCGGCCGGGGAGATCTGTTCGGCCCTGAGTCCCGGCGGCAGAGGTGGAGTACGGATGGACGGCGAGGCGGCACTGAGGGAATGGTGATCACTGGTGACGACGACGCACGCTACGACGGCGGCTGCCCGGCGGCAGAGGTGTAGTACAGACGGACGGCGAGGTGACACAGAGGGAATGATGATCGCAGGTGTCTGGTGACGACGACGCACGCTACGACGGCGGCTGCGAGCGAAGAAAGGTGGTCGACGATGAGGGGCTCGACCCCGTCGCAACTCCTCCCGAGCGGCatgaagggcggcggcggagcagcggcggcaggcgTGAGAGGGGCGGCGGAGCAGCAGCGGCAGGCGTGATaggggcggcggagcggcgcggcggtgtcggcgtggcggcgggggcggggcgtTTTTAGGGCGTGGGTGCGGGCGTGAGAGGAGGCGCTGGTGGGTATGTGGGGAGGCGCGAGGGTGGATTGGGGCGGCGATGGTGTGGaggcgctttttttttttgcgttgaTTCCGGATCGGCCCGCATCAATGCTGCATCTGGAGggtcgcgcggcgcggcgcgatggtagtgtggaggaggtggacgTGAGAGGGGGAGGCGCGGGTGTGGGCTCAGTACGTCTACGTTGGCTTCACCATCACCACtacgtattttttaagtagtaaagATAATAGATATATGTAACAAATGGTCACGATCCATCGAGCGTCGTTTCCATATAAGGGCCACCGTTTTTTACCATTATCTTTTTTggctatatataaattttgttttttctaattaCTTTATATGCATCGTATTAATGTCAAAACTAagtaatttaaatgaaaatatgGTTAATTATCGACCGATCGAGCATCATTTTCGAAGATATACTACCGATTCCGACGTTTTCACCCTTCATGTAAGCGTTAAACATGTGTATTGTAAaacaatagaaaaatatatgaatgaCCATTTCAATagacataaaaaaacaaagaaaatagatgaaaccagattttttttagaaaaaaataaatagagttCATTCCTGTCTCTAAACTATAACAAATTATTGTGCGTGAAAAGGATAGACTTACATAGAAATTTCAAAAGACTAAATCTTATGCTAACTTTTCATCTACATTCCAAAGAAATTTTGTATCTAATGGTGCCAAATCATTTGTTCCAAAAAGAAATTATGTGGGATTCAAATCCGAAATATCCTCCATTTGTATTATATCCTTTCCAAGGGTTCGCATCCTCTGCCATCAGGGGAGAATGGCAGAGGCGAACAGTGAAACGTGAGAGCTGCTACAGTGCTGTTCCATTGCTATATTGAAAATaccgtttatttattttatcggAATTAGCAGACGATCTCGTACATCCAAACTTGATCCAACGAATGTAAATAGCCAATGGCACAGATCACTGTTCACCTCTGCTAGTATTTCAGTTGGAATGGCAGAGGATACGATCCCCCTTTCCAAAGGGCCGGGGCAACCTTTTTTCTTtcggaaaattggaaccatgctaTTATAATTTTGCATAATTTGAGATATTCTATCATGATCCACATATCATTGACCTCATGTAGATTCTACATGTAATTGAGATACCAatgacatatctcaaactttgcaaaattttaATGGCATGGTTGCAAAttaccctttttcttttcccgggTAGATTGTTGGAAGCATTCAATGCAGATTGGCATCTGCTGCTCTCTCACAAGCATTCAATCACCTTTACCTGCAGCATCGAGAGAAGACGGAGAAGCACCGAATCGCCGATCGTTCTCCAGTTGAGCTCAGGTAGGTCGCAGAAACCAATTTGCAGCTCTGTCTGCATATATTCCTACCTGTACGTTCTTGTGAAGGCCACTTTATCTGAAATCCTTTGTTTACATGCATTATCGTGCTTTCATTTCTTCCTTACCTTCTTCAACCTCTCTTCTTGGCAACTGATGCATTTTTCCCCTCTTGTTGAATGATTCATTTACTGGTGAAACTAGCTTAAGCTTTCAGAAAGGATTTGCCACAAAATGTACCCTTAGTCTTGGCAGAAAGTGTGACCTTCTATTTTTTACCCCTTCATTGTTATCATTAACTAAAACTCCAATTTCTAGcaggttaggtttttttttcccttttatctGATCTATGTGCATATGTAGTATTGTAGTGTGGTTGCAAGATGAGTAAGAGCGGTGGGAGATGCAGCAAGGAGGGAGACGATGCATATTTCGACTGGAACCGTACCAATGGGGAAGACAAACATTTCTTCAAGGTCATGCTTGGTGATTTCCATGAAAGAGTGGTAAGCTCTTTGTTCTGCGCCGGCCTTTTGGGGTCTTATCTGTTACTACCTACGTTCAGCTTAccagactttctagcattgcccccgtatatatatgtgtgtatatatatatatatatatatatatatgttgatgaATCTAGATATTATATATGTgactagatttattaacatatctCTATATAGGGTCCAATTCCTGGTCTCTCATTGGGCCACGTGGCCTCATGCATTGCGCTCTGTTTCAATTCTCAGCTGAAAAACATGCCACGTATTCGCACCATCTCACAGCCGTTAGATGGCATATCAACGGTGAAAGAAACTTTAAGATAGATAGAGAAATTACTTATGGTAAAAAAATTGCAATAGGAAATAGAGGACCTTCCCGAAGAGAGGAGAACTCTCCGGAGCATAGATTCATATACAGATGCCTTGTGACAAACCAACCTCATATATAAACCCGAAAATTAGTGAAAAAGAACATACCAAATAAATCATTGATTTATCTACAGGTGCATTGTGACAAACAATCTCACAAACAAATTCgaaattcaataaaaaaaagaccaaATAAATCATGGATTCATCTAGAAGAAAATTACAATGAAAATAGAGAACACCGAACCCTAGATTCATCCAGGGTAAGGAAAAATTACAGGAAAATCGAGAAGAGGAAACAAagaaagattaaaaaaagaacacacAACAGAAGTGAGCTGGGGTGGTTCATCAGCGTCCTCGGGCAGCTTGAACTCCATGACAAGGGAAGGTGGCCAACACAGATCTCTCCTGCGAAAGAATAGTCAATGGTGTCGGACCTAAGCACCCCATGGTTACGTCCTAAACTTCTCACTGCTACAGAGATTAATCAAGATATGAAGGGGATGGGAAGGAACGGACAATCTGTACTACCAACTATTTTAGATTTGGcgaagaggaaggaaaggagagaaacaAGAGGGAAATTCAGGGGAACGAGATggctcttcattttttttcccttgtccTCTGTGGATTTTAAAATGGATAAGCCCAAAGGAAAGCATACGTGCCGTCATAAGGGCTCGTGAGTGGTGAGTTGTGACTCTCGCCGTGTTTATTTCTtcgaacttttaactttttcatcacatcaaaacttttctataaacataaacttttaacttttccatcaaatcgttctaatttcaaccaaacttccaattttaatgtgaactaaacacatcaaaacttttctacacacataattCTATAGATATGTCTGCCAGGCTGAGTCTAGCTATCTACCGAAATAGTACGAAGTaagacataaaaaatatataaatataaatgggCCGGAAGTCTGGGAAAAATGATTTAGCTTGGGCAATTGGGAAAGAAATCaaaagaataaaaagaaaataaaaagggtgAAAATATTCGGATTTTCATGTAAATACATATACGCCGTACaatatattaataaaaaaaataataagtaaaatttttatgtttATGTTCTTAGGCTGGGTTCGTTTAAGGAGGATGAGAACTACTCCCTCCCGCACGGCAAATGGAGCGGTCCcttagcatgtgattaattaagtataaagtattagcttttttaaaaaaaatggatcaatataattatttaagcaactataaaaaaaactttttttaaaaaaacatattgtttCAGTTcgaaaagcgtgcgtgcgaaAAACAAGAGGGGGAGTTGGAACCCAATGCAGCCTTAGTGATTTAAGTCCtaatgctaaaaaataaacttcaataaaaaattaaaatcaacataatttaaaaattaagtttcaaaattcaaattttgcgGTGGTTGATTTGGTATGGAGAAAATAATGGGGCATAATACACCTTAAATTTAAGGTAAGTGCGAAGCATCTTAATTAATGTCCTATGCTCGGTAAATGACGTCATGGGTTTGTCTCaagtcattttttaaaaaaataactaagttTATTAAACGCAGTAACAtctataatatcaaattaatttcattaaataccaCCAGCAAATACGCTTTTATAATacatttttgtgttgaaaattccACCAGATTTTTCTATGAACTTAAAAGGTATTTAACCTAGCATAGACCCAAAATACTTTGCAATTTCGAACGGAGGGAATATaagatactcccttcatcccttaatataagggattttgatattcTGTTTAcactgtttgatcattcgtcttattcaaaaaattttaaaattattatttattttatttgtgacttactttattacccaaagtactttaagcataaattttcgttttttatatttacacaaatcttttgaataagacaagtggtcaaacagtgcaagcaaaatgttaaaattatataagagacggatggagtataaacAAGAGATAGTAGGGACAAAACATATTCCCTGGTGATAAAAACacatttatattataatatgtatatctTACTTTTCTAGCTAAACATTTCCTACTCCCTCTTGCACATTTAAGAAATGGttcaatcaaaatttgaaagttgTGATGATAAATTTcatatcaaaataaatttataaaatttaataaaagtcATTATTGAATTTATGGTTTGTACGCATGTACAGGCTCATTAGTGTGTGCGTCAACAGACGTGCTGATTTTCtagtatatatgaatgtgggcaatgctagaaagtcttgtaatatgaaacggaggaagtatgagtTACTCAGTAGGTTAACATGTGTAGTAGCAAATTAGTGATTTAATTACATTTTGCTCTAACTTAGGAGTATGTATTATCTATCTGATCCCAAAGCTTAACTAGTAGTTACTATTCCCTCTgactcaaaatataacaataggattagtagtactagtatagaatattaggttgctatattttagagcGGAGGTGgaagtatatttttataaaacgaAATTACTAATTTGATTTACAACAAAACGAATTAATGGCGTTTAGAATCCATGCAGTCAACCGTTTATATTTCCCAGGTCCgaagtatgtatgtatgtagaaATTATCTAATTCGCCCCATGAAAACTATTTCTTTCAGGTGACCATGAAACTATATTAAATCACTTTTCTAGGATTTCATGcagttaatttttctatttatttagcATATTATAATAATAGTATAACCAATGGTGAAAATCTTAAAAACAACATTAAGGGCAACAACAATGCTTAAGGTCTTGGTGAAAATAAGGTAGGTCCCACCATACCCTATATCCATGGCTACAATGTTTAAGGCAATAATATATGTTAAGATGGGTCCCACATCTATGTAAACAAATTCTATTTTAAGGTAGGTCCCACCATACCATAATATATTCTCATCTTTTTTAGTGTGTATGTGTGCTTTAtctcattattttatttattaaggTTGAGCCTATTTTTAACATTTAGTGTCTTATGTCTAATGCCTATAATGTATATGGCTAGTCATAAGGTTTATGACTCAATTTTATGACACATTGTGGATACCCTAACTATTTATTGGTTCGTCACCATATTCGACAACCGTACTCTAATACAGAACTTTCAGGACCGAAACATAATTAATTTAGTAACCATGTACGCAAATACGCAATTCCTTTCTATTTTGCATCTGAATGAATTTAGCTCCATGACAACTAAGCATGCTTAATTTTCACGTAGACAATGATGTTTaattgtactccctcctttttttaatatataacattGTTGACTTTTATTACAAACATtgacatttattttattcaaaaagtttTGTGCAAATCTTAAAAATATGGTGTAAAAAATTAACagcattatatattaaaaaatagaggtagtatcAAATTAAACAAACTCTTGATTTTGGCAAAGTTACTCTACTGCTTGTCTCGTCTGCTTCCGTTCCCCTAAGAGCTCTGTTTACTATGTTGTTGCAGACAATACCGAATGAATTTCTACATAATTTCGGGGGCAAAATACCAAAATCTATTAAGCTGGAAACACGCAGCGGCCTCACTTTTGATGTTCAGGTTACCAAGAATTCTGGCAGAGTAGTCCTTCAATCAGGTTGGGCATCATATGTCAGTGCCCATGATCTGAAAATTGGGGACTTCTTGGTATTCAAGTACAGTGGTGACTCTCAACTGAAGACTCTAATCTTTGATTCGAGTGGTTGCGAGAAAGTATGTGAAAAACCTGTTGACATGTCAGGCAGATCTTACGATATTGCCATGAGAAACTCACAAGATGAAAAGAAGAAACGGAAGCAAAGGGATATCTCAAGGCAGGGGACAGTGAAGCCATCAGGTTATATAAGTATAGTGATGTTAAACTTAAAAAAGCATTGAGAGTACATTTAGAGTCCCTTtacatcatattttatttttgatattatgttgtgcttcatcttcagaagaagGTCTGAAAGCGGAACTTGTACCGGGTTGCATCCTCCCATCCCGGACCGATCTTACTCGTTTGCAGAAGAATATACTGATAGAGAAGGTGAAAGCTATTAATTCTGAAACCCCAATCTATGGGTATGTCATGAACAATAGCAGTATTCATGGGATTCCTTGTACCGTGGTGAGTTAAAGTTTCTGTTCTTGAATATTGAATATTCTTGCCCTCTGTtcgctccaaaaaaaaaaaagaaaaatcatattttgtgttctcaagtctcaaccaAAGTTCTATTTGAGTCAATATCACCCTTTGCCTATTGAAGGTTATACGATGCACTAGCAAATTAAAAGGTTATACGACGCGATAGTAAACTAAATGTTGTAACTGGACTGGAAATGTTTTACTTTGTCTGAAACTCTATGACTGCAAATTGTATGGAGGAGACATGTTATatttactagtagtagtattttatttcattctatTTCAATCTTCCTAGCTAAATTCGATCTTTTTCCCTTTCAATTAGGAAATTTCTAAGAAATATGCCGATGTATATCTCCCATTTGAGGATGGAACAGTCGTGCTTCAACATCATGGCAAGAGTTGGAATGTGCGGTGTTGTCTTACTAAGCAAAACTCGAAAAGGTTTTTGAAAGGGTGGAGACAGTTTGCAGGTGACAACAAGCTGCACCTGGGAGATATCTGCCTCTTCGACCTACTGAAAGACAAGAAGAAATATGTGATGGATGTCCATATCATTCGCAGAAAATGAAATCAATATGGTTCTCTCAGCCATTTCTGCCGATTTTTGCAAGTACGGGTTTGCTTTTTACTACGTTTGATCTACAGCGAAGTTTGTTGTGCTGCTGATACACTATCAATGAACAGTTATTAGACTGACCGGTTTGCTTGTAGTTCCAAAAGTTCAGCCATGACTTTTGTTTTTGCTAGGAGTAATTGCGATGGTGGAGGTGCAATGGTGCATCATGTGAATGAAAATGTAGTACATGATCAGTGGCGAATCCAGGAAGTAAATTGAGGAGG
Coding sequences:
- the LOC107277496 gene encoding putative B3 domain-containing protein Os03g0621600, with product MSKSGGRCSKEGDDAYFDWNRTNGEDKHFFKVMLGDFHERVTIPNEFLHNFGGKIPKSIKLETRSGLTFDVQVTKNSGRVVLQSGWASYVSAHDLKIGDFLVFKYSGDSQLKTLIFDSSGCEKVCEKPVDMSGRSYDIAMRNSQDEKKKRKQRDISRQGTVKPSEEGLKAELVPGCILPSRTDLTRLQKNILIEKVKAINSETPIYGYVMNNSSIHGIPCTVEISKKYADVYLPFEDGTVVLQHHGKSWNVRCCLTKQNSKRFLKGWRQFAGDNKLHLGDICLFDLLKDKKKYVMDVHIIRRK